A genomic window from Roseofilum casamattae BLCC-M143 includes:
- a CDS encoding cytochrome P450 → MVAQPPVKTKINLPGPTPLPLTGGIPNVWQFAQDPIGYSNKVFRDYGRIASLVKDQKFNLYSSDRNCPGTILAYGPDIIKDVTMKHDIYHKHPMSGKVYGKREESRRTKPLKTFGVGLFGVNGQVHIDQRKLMMPSFHRKKILSYQDDMTSLTQLRLNSLVIDRPVAFDRLIEGLTMSIATQTMFGEDIEQKDKTVGEIFQEIIDYQASQMSNLIPYDLPGFPFHSYLNVLQRYEEKMTSIIADKRKTLAEANDVLSMLIEARDEESGLELTEEELIGHISTLFLVGHETTSSSLTWIMLILSQHPQIMSDLVDELDGVLHGDAPTLEQLDKLPLLERVIKESLRVLTAIPWNGRITSEDTTLGGYEIPAGTEVLASIYHTHHMPDLYPDPEAFKPERWETINPSIYEYNPFSAGPRLCIGAGFAMMQMKIILAMLLQHCRWEYAPRQTIDRSGIISIKPKNGLTLIPRSRDGNYTAGVGQVTGNVREMVNLP, encoded by the coding sequence ATGGTCGCTCAACCCCCAGTCAAAACTAAAATAAACCTTCCCGGCCCGACTCCCTTACCCTTAACGGGAGGTATTCCCAACGTCTGGCAGTTTGCGCAAGATCCTATTGGATATAGCAACAAAGTCTTCCGAGACTATGGCAGAATTGCCTCTCTCGTTAAAGATCAAAAATTCAATCTTTATTCATCCGATCGCAATTGTCCCGGAACCATTCTCGCCTACGGTCCGGATATCATCAAAGATGTGACGATGAAGCACGATATCTATCACAAACATCCCATGTCCGGGAAAGTTTATGGCAAGCGCGAAGAGTCCCGACGGACTAAACCTTTAAAAACCTTTGGTGTCGGATTATTTGGCGTGAATGGCCAAGTACATATCGACCAGCGCAAGCTGATGATGCCCTCGTTTCATCGGAAAAAAATACTATCCTATCAGGATGATATGACCTCCTTAACTCAGTTGCGCCTGAATAGTCTAGTTATCGACCGACCCGTTGCCTTCGACCGGTTAATTGAAGGCTTAACCATGAGCATTGCCACGCAAACCATGTTCGGCGAAGATATCGAACAAAAAGATAAAACCGTTGGCGAAATTTTCCAGGAAATTATTGACTATCAAGCCTCGCAAATGAGCAACTTGATTCCCTACGATCTTCCCGGTTTTCCGTTTCACAGCTATCTGAATGTTTTGCAGCGCTATGAAGAGAAAATGACATCGATTATTGCAGATAAACGCAAGACTTTGGCAGAAGCAAACGACGTGCTTTCCATGTTAATTGAAGCGCGGGATGAAGAAAGCGGACTGGAACTCACTGAAGAAGAACTTATCGGCCATATTAGTACTCTGTTTCTCGTCGGTCACGAAACTACCTCCAGTTCTTTAACCTGGATTATGCTCATCCTCTCGCAACACCCACAAATTATGTCCGATCTGGTAGACGAATTGGATGGAGTGTTGCACGGCGATGCTCCAACCTTAGAGCAACTGGATAAACTGCCTTTATTAGAACGGGTAATCAAAGAAAGCTTGCGCGTGCTCACCGCTATTCCTTGGAACGGACGGATTACCTCAGAAGATACCACATTGGGCGGATACGAGATTCCTGCCGGTACGGAAGTGTTGGCGAGCATCTACCATACCCATCATATGCCCGATCTCTATCCCGACCCCGAAGCTTTTAAACCGGAACGTTGGGAAACGATTAATCCGTCCATCTACGAATATAATCCTTTCAGCGCCGGCCCTCGCCTTTGCATTGGTGCGGGATTTGCTATGATGCAAATGAAGATTATTTTAGCCATGTTATTGCAACATTGCCGCTGGGAATATGCTCCCCGACAAACTATCGATCGCAGCGGTATTATTTCGATTAAGCCCAAAAATGGACTGACCCTAATTCCGCGATCGCGCGATGGAAACTATACCGCAGGCGTGGGTCAAGTCACGGGCAATGTTCGGGAAATGGTGAACTTACCCTAA
- a CDS encoding flavin-containing monooxygenase, with amino-acid sequence MTNGTVNQSKSPLEILIIGAGFAGLGMGITLKKAGITSFKIYEKANNLGGTWHHNTYPGCGCDVPSFLYSYSFAPKSDWTRDYPKQKEILTYLEDCAEEYEITRHIHLNTEISEAVFNEKETIWNVSTSSGEQLQANIVISACGQLNNPKIANIKGRETFQGTQFHSARWNHNYDFNGKTVGVIGTGASAVQFLPVIAQQVKKLIVFHRSANWVIPKSDRQLTEFDHWLFRTFPFLMTLYRWSVYLYFESLLVTINLQKDGIAGKIAAIWLNNYRESRVKDERLKEVLRPKEPVLCKRFLLSSNYYETLQLPNVEVIDQPIDKITENAIATTDGKEHEIDALIWATGFQSTKFLSSLKIVGPHQKSLHETWENGPQAYKGIVVPDFPNFFMLYGPNTNLGSNSIVFMLECQANYIRSCIEMMQEQGITNLKVKPETNTEFNEKLQESAEKTVWMNNCSSWYKNEDGKLTNNWPYSSVRYWFATRKADRNDFICS; translated from the coding sequence ATGACAAATGGAACGGTAAATCAGTCTAAATCACCGCTTGAAATCCTCATTATTGGTGCTGGATTTGCTGGGTTAGGGATGGGAATCACCCTGAAAAAAGCAGGAATTACCTCATTCAAAATTTATGAGAAAGCCAATAATCTAGGAGGAACTTGGCATCACAATACCTATCCCGGTTGCGGGTGCGACGTTCCTTCCTTTCTCTATTCCTATTCCTTCGCTCCCAAATCAGATTGGACGCGCGACTATCCGAAACAAAAAGAAATTCTCACCTATCTGGAAGACTGCGCTGAAGAATACGAAATTACTCGCCACATTCACCTCAATACGGAAATCTCGGAAGCCGTTTTCAACGAAAAAGAAACTATTTGGAATGTATCTACTTCCAGCGGCGAACAATTGCAAGCGAACATTGTCATTAGTGCCTGCGGGCAACTGAATAATCCGAAAATTGCTAATATTAAAGGACGGGAAACCTTCCAAGGAACCCAGTTCCATTCCGCTCGTTGGAACCACAATTACGACTTCAATGGGAAGACCGTGGGAGTCATAGGTACTGGTGCGAGCGCCGTGCAATTCTTGCCCGTTATCGCCCAACAGGTGAAAAAACTGATTGTATTTCACAGGAGTGCGAATTGGGTGATTCCGAAAAGCGATCGCCAACTGACCGAATTCGATCATTGGCTCTTCCGCACCTTCCCCTTCCTCATGACCCTCTATCGCTGGTCGGTCTATCTCTACTTTGAATCTCTCCTAGTTACGATTAACCTGCAAAAAGATGGTATTGCCGGTAAAATCGCCGCCATTTGGCTGAATAACTATCGCGAGAGTCGGGTGAAAGACGAACGCCTCAAAGAAGTGCTCAGACCGAAAGAACCCGTCCTGTGCAAGCGCTTTTTGCTCTCGAGTAACTACTATGAAACCCTGCAACTTCCCAACGTCGAAGTCATCGACCAACCTATCGATAAAATAACGGAAAATGCGATCGCAACCACCGATGGCAAAGAGCACGAAATCGATGCTCTCATTTGGGCAACTGGGTTTCAATCCACGAAATTTCTCTCCTCTTTAAAAATCGTCGGCCCGCACCAAAAAAGTTTGCATGAAACCTGGGAAAACGGCCCCCAAGCCTACAAAGGAATTGTTGTTCCCGACTTCCCAAATTTCTTCATGCTCTACGGTCCCAATACCAACCTCGGCTCCAACTCAATTGTATTTATGCTGGAATGCCAAGCCAACTACATTCGCTCCTGCATTGAAATGATGCAAGAGCAAGGAATTACTAACCTAAAAGTTAAACCAGAAACCAATACCGAGTTTAACGAAAAACTACAAGAAAGTGCCGAAAAAACCGTATGGATGAACAACTGCTCCAGTTGGTATAAAAATGAGGACGGAAAACTCACCAACAACTGGCCTTATTCCTCCGTGCGCTATTGGTTCGCCACCCGCAAAGCCGATCGCAACGACTTTATCTGTTCCTAA
- a CDS encoding lipocalin-like domain-containing protein — protein MTQSAAEGNAVSAADVVGTWKLLEFKTIDARGETIYPMGKTPKGYAMYTQDGYVSICLMMSDRPTMDLSPEEVQDLKNLTPGLKLIKQLPKFIKATLSYFKASRNYVSYAGTYELKDNKVIHHLDVSLIPDWVNTDLIRDVKLNGNQLVLSLPVMGNVYTDLTWERVS, from the coding sequence ATGACTCAGAGTGCAGCAGAAGGAAATGCGGTATCAGCAGCCGATGTTGTCGGCACCTGGAAGCTTCTGGAATTCAAAACTATTGATGCTAGAGGAGAAACCATTTATCCCATGGGCAAGACTCCGAAGGGATACGCGATGTATACTCAAGACGGTTATGTTTCCATTTGCTTGATGATGAGCGATCGCCCGACTATGGATTTATCCCCCGAAGAAGTCCAAGATTTGAAAAACTTGACCCCCGGTCTGAAATTAATTAAACAATTACCGAAATTTATTAAAGCGACGCTCAGTTACTTTAAAGCCAGTCGGAACTATGTTTCCTACGCCGGAACCTACGAGCTAAAAGACAACAAAGTAATTCACCATCTCGATGTCAGCTTAATCCCTGACTGGGTAAATACCGACTTAATTCGCGATGTCAAATTAAACGGAAATCAGCTCGTTCTGAGTCTCCCAGTTATGGGGAATGTCTACACTGACTTAACCTGGGAGCGAGTCAGCTAG